One part of the Microbacterium aurugineum genome encodes these proteins:
- a CDS encoding TetR/AcrR family transcriptional regulator — protein sequence MTVLERKAGAAVGRRPGRPRDEEIDGQIVTATLEIIDAGEEVTVSRVVARSGVSRAALYRRWPSLTLLIAAALDVGREVPPEYPVDADLHEILLAGLGLGADGVAPSAPGYSEARFRQRIRLVMADRALQKTYWQSHVSRRRVPLQNALRTGIARGELRADLDVEACFDAIAGVAYYQLVVRGDRVSDPAVVERMRAAIEVIWRGMVAA from the coding sequence GTGACCGTCCTGGAGAGGAAAGCCGGGGCTGCGGTCGGCCGCCGCCCCGGTCGACCGCGTGACGAGGAGATCGATGGGCAGATCGTCACGGCGACGCTCGAGATCATCGATGCGGGCGAGGAGGTCACGGTGTCGCGTGTGGTCGCCCGCAGCGGAGTGAGTCGGGCGGCGCTGTACCGACGCTGGCCCTCTCTGACGCTGCTGATCGCCGCCGCGCTCGACGTCGGGCGCGAGGTGCCGCCGGAGTACCCGGTCGATGCCGATCTGCACGAGATCCTGCTCGCGGGGCTCGGGCTCGGGGCCGACGGTGTGGCGCCCTCGGCCCCCGGCTACTCCGAGGCGCGATTCCGGCAGCGCATCCGTCTGGTGATGGCCGATCGTGCGCTGCAGAAAACGTATTGGCAGTCGCATGTCTCGCGGCGCCGGGTACCGCTGCAGAACGCGCTACGGACGGGCATCGCGCGGGGCGAGCTGCGGGCCGACCTCGATGTGGAGGCCTGCTTCGACGCCATCGCAGGTGTCGCGTACTACCAGCTCGTCGTGCGCGGCGACCGGGTCAGCGATCCTGCGGTGGTCGAGCGGATGCGCGCCGCGATCGAGGTGATCTGGCGCGGGATGGTCGCTGCCTGA
- a CDS encoding tyrosine-protein phosphatase, giving the protein MTLIDTDLVLSAPVNLRDLGGIAIDGGVLREGVAIRADDLAYVTPQAADQLIDRGLTAIIDLRSPREASLTGRGPLGAHPVAYHHLPLIADVGETMDREQPALTDEAMGLMYQRMAESAAPQLVIALTVIAHTPGAVAFHCAAGRDRTGVLAAMLLLVLGAADDDIVADYARTGDNMVAIMARTAPVMGAMWKALGFDADALEKSSSLLEGSMDVSMRSLLDTLRAQHGDPLTPLRAAGLSDATIARLRAKALAT; this is encoded by the coding sequence ATGACCCTCATCGACACCGACCTCGTCCTCAGCGCCCCGGTCAACCTGCGCGATCTCGGAGGCATCGCGATCGACGGCGGTGTGCTCCGTGAGGGGGTCGCCATCCGCGCCGACGACCTCGCCTACGTGACCCCGCAGGCCGCGGACCAGCTCATCGATCGTGGGCTCACCGCGATCATCGATCTGCGCTCGCCGCGGGAGGCTTCCCTCACCGGCCGTGGCCCGCTCGGCGCGCATCCGGTCGCGTACCACCACCTGCCGCTCATCGCGGACGTCGGGGAGACGATGGATCGCGAGCAGCCGGCGCTCACGGACGAGGCGATGGGACTCATGTATCAGCGCATGGCCGAGAGCGCGGCGCCCCAGCTGGTGATCGCGCTCACCGTGATCGCGCACACGCCCGGTGCGGTCGCCTTCCACTGCGCCGCCGGCCGAGACCGCACCGGTGTGCTCGCGGCCATGCTGCTGCTCGTGCTCGGCGCGGCCGACGACGACATCGTCGCGGACTACGCGCGCACCGGCGACAACATGGTCGCAATCATGGCGCGCACGGCCCCGGTGATGGGGGCGATGTGGAAGGCACTCGGCTTCGACGCCGATGCCCTCGAGAAGTCGTCGTCGTTGTTGGAGGGCTCGATGGACGTGTCGATGCGCAGTCTGCTGGACACCCTCCGCGCGCAGCACGGTGACCCGCTGACGCCGCTGCGCGCCGCGGGACTCTCCGATGCCACGATCGCCCGACTCCGTGCCAAGGCCCTGGCCACGTGA